A window of Rufibacter sp. LB8 contains these coding sequences:
- a CDS encoding two-component system response regulator, whose product MSTYQKVFLIDDDEIHNFLCESVIRNQQFAQSVSSFLWAEEALEALSRIVRDEPAAFPEIIFLDINMPGMDGWEFIEEYRKLPQEFTQNCLLFVLSSAVDKNDITHARNLSEVSDFFSKPLTSDILHIISEQYTVL is encoded by the coding sequence ATGAGCACGTACCAGAAGGTTTTCTTGATTGATGATGATGAAATCCATAATTTCTTATGCGAGAGCGTGATCCGGAACCAGCAGTTTGCGCAGTCGGTGTCCAGTTTTCTGTGGGCCGAGGAGGCCTTGGAGGCGCTCTCCAGAATTGTGCGGGATGAACCTGCGGCTTTTCCGGAGATTATTTTCCTGGACATCAACATGCCCGGCATGGACGGTTGGGAGTTCATTGAGGAATACCGCAAGCTGCCCCAGGAATTCACCCAGAACTGTCTGTTGTTCGTGCTTTCCTCGGCGGTAGACAAAAACGACATCACCCACGCCCGCAACCTCTCTGAGGTAAGTGATTTCTTCTCCAAACCGCTCACCTCAGACATTCTGCACATCATCTCTGAGCAATACACCGTCTTGTAA
- a CDS encoding TrkA family potassium uptake protein: MRYIIIGLGYFGSSLSMRLTEMGHEVIAVDKDMQKVEQYKNLVTHTVCLDASDFQSLATLPTADTDVVLVGIGEDFGASVMATAIFKQLGVKRLMSRAISPLHQTVLEAIGVDQIIRPEQESAERLAKKLEMRGVIDSFDLAEGYNIIEATVPEQYVGKTIAQTDFRARYQVNVLTILRQKEKKNLFGNTHTTPSVLGVVSGETVFEANDILVVFGKIQDIDRLLHER, translated from the coding sequence ATGCGCTACATCATCATCGGTTTAGGATATTTTGGGTCATCATTGTCCATGCGGCTCACTGAAATGGGGCATGAAGTTATTGCCGTGGATAAAGACATGCAGAAAGTAGAGCAGTACAAAAACCTGGTCACGCACACGGTCTGTTTAGACGCCAGCGATTTCCAGTCACTGGCCACGCTGCCCACCGCCGACACCGATGTGGTGTTGGTAGGCATTGGCGAAGACTTTGGCGCGTCTGTGATGGCTACGGCCATATTTAAGCAGCTGGGCGTGAAGCGCCTGATGAGCCGGGCCATTTCGCCGCTGCACCAGACCGTGCTGGAGGCTATTGGCGTGGACCAGATCATACGACCAGAACAGGAAAGTGCCGAGCGCCTGGCCAAAAAGCTGGAGATGCGCGGCGTGATTGACTCCTTTGACCTGGCCGAAGGCTACAACATTATTGAGGCCACCGTGCCGGAGCAATACGTGGGCAAAACCATTGCGCAGACAGATTTCAGGGCCCGCTACCAGGTGAACGTGCTCACTATTCTCCGGCAGAAGGAGAAGAAGAACCTTTTCGGGAATACGCATACAACACCATCCGTTTTGGGGGTAGTGAGCGGCGAAACCGTTTTTGAGGCCAATGATATTCTGGTAGTCTTCGGAAAAATACAGGACATTGACCGTCTATTACACGAGCGGTAG
- a CDS encoding TrkH family potassium uptake protein, which produces MKDKKENPSESRFRAALAQPSKLVAGLDALLFWLSLLGVGVFLFDIGFEHAPFVPRLLHYFYHGFFLVVLVSLALRTLALLRLGTRRPSLIFEGVLLCFMLVALVARFIMQNHLTSASTLLQFFDSEQLVYFVIFYVFLVELSKKTLLFYRTSFNPAQLFLLSFLFLICIGTALLMLPQATYLPISFIDAFFTSTSAVCVTGLAVVDTATVFTPTGKVIILILVQIGALGIMTFASFFGIFFQGSSLKGSLFMKDWLNEDNLGQITNTLFKIVSLTVGIELLGALLVYWAIAPVPDALLVDKMSFAIFHAVSAFCNAGFSTLTLGLYDPILRFNYPLQVVISFLVIMGGLGFPIVFNLYRYLRHSVIRGYYKVTGKKFLNHSRLLNVNTRLVLVTTSALLVFGMVVYFLLEYSNTLAEHSLGGKIVGAFFGSVTPRTAGFNTVDMAQLAAPTILLYLLLMWVGASPASVGGGIKTTTFAVAILTIVNLARGRDRVEVYRREIEKASVYKAFTVMFLSLLVIGASVFLITIFDPKLELSAVAFESFSAFGTVGLSMGITGDLSAASKFVLIVTMFLGRVGTLTLIIGVLQKVSTLRYRYPQETIIIT; this is translated from the coding sequence ATGAAAGACAAGAAAGAGAATCCATCAGAGTCCAGGTTCAGGGCGGCCTTGGCGCAGCCTTCTAAGTTGGTGGCCGGCCTAGATGCCCTGCTGTTCTGGCTTAGCCTGTTGGGTGTTGGGGTGTTTTTGTTTGATATTGGTTTTGAGCATGCTCCGTTCGTGCCCAGGTTGCTGCATTACTTCTACCACGGCTTCTTTTTGGTGGTGTTGGTGAGCCTGGCCCTGCGCACGCTGGCCTTGCTGCGCCTGGGCACAAGACGTCCCTCGCTTATTTTTGAGGGAGTGCTGCTGTGTTTCATGCTGGTGGCGTTGGTGGCGCGGTTCATCATGCAGAACCACCTGACCAGTGCCAGCACGCTGCTGCAGTTTTTTGACAGTGAACAGCTGGTGTACTTCGTGATTTTCTACGTGTTTCTGGTGGAGCTCTCCAAAAAGACGCTTCTGTTCTATAGAACCAGCTTTAACCCGGCCCAGCTGTTCTTGCTCAGCTTCCTTTTCCTAATTTGTATTGGTACGGCTTTGCTTATGTTGCCCCAGGCCACGTACCTGCCCATTTCGTTCATTGATGCGTTTTTCACGTCTACCAGTGCAGTCTGTGTTACTGGCCTGGCTGTAGTAGACACGGCTACGGTGTTCACGCCCACGGGCAAGGTAATCATTCTTATCCTGGTCCAGATTGGGGCCTTGGGCATTATGACCTTTGCCAGTTTCTTCGGAATCTTCTTCCAGGGGTCATCGCTTAAAGGCAGCCTGTTCATGAAAGATTGGCTAAATGAGGACAACCTGGGCCAAATCACTAACACGCTTTTCAAGATTGTCAGCCTTACGGTAGGTATTGAGTTGCTGGGTGCTTTGCTGGTGTATTGGGCCATTGCCCCGGTGCCAGACGCCTTGCTGGTGGACAAGATGAGTTTTGCTATTTTCCATGCGGTCTCTGCTTTCTGTAATGCCGGCTTTTCTACGTTGACCTTAGGGTTATATGACCCTATTCTTCGGTTCAATTACCCGTTGCAGGTAGTTATTTCTTTTTTGGTGATTATGGGCGGTCTGGGATTTCCTATTGTGTTCAACCTTTACCGGTACCTAAGACATTCTGTGATTCGGGGTTATTATAAGGTCACAGGTAAAAAATTCTTGAATCACTCCAGACTTCTTAACGTGAACACCCGACTGGTTTTGGTGACCACCAGCGCCTTGTTGGTGTTTGGCATGGTGGTATATTTTTTATTGGAGTACTCTAACACGCTGGCTGAACACAGCTTGGGCGGGAAAATAGTAGGAGCGTTTTTTGGGTCTGTTACACCGCGTACGGCTGGTTTTAACACGGTAGATATGGCCCAACTGGCGGCCCCCACCATTCTGCTTTATCTGCTTTTGATGTGGGTGGGCGCCTCGCCGGCCTCTGTGGGAGGCGGTATTAAAACCACTACGTTTGCGGTGGCTATCCTGACTATTGTGAACCTGGCCCGCGGCCGCGACCGCGTAGAGGTATACCGCCGCGAGATAGAGAAAGCATCTGTATACAAGGCGTTTACGGTTATGTTCCTTTCTTTGCTGGTCATTGGCGCCTCAGTGTTCCTGATCACCATTTTTGACCCGAAGTTGGAACTGAGTGCCGTGGCATTTGAAAGTTTCTCGGCCTTTGGCACGGTTGGTTTGAGCATGGGCATTACCGGAGACCTGAGTGCGGCCAGCAAATTTGTGTTGATTGTGACTATGTTTCTGGGCCGGGTAGGTACCCTCACCTTGATTATTGGCGTGCTCCAGAAAGTATCTACGCTGCGGTACCGCTATCCGCAGGAAACCATTATTATCACCTAA
- a CDS encoding PAS domain S-box protein, whose translation MIDVRQHQILGVVFETSSDLICTIGLKGELQQIGTTMAQRLGYTKVELSLGHLSDLVVPAQKMEVCLLLTNASQKSEPISADLSFITKQGQPVAVHFTLEKLSGEAGYFCLGKVADSSDLHPAQLPNAWHQALIENGSDLLAVLDAQGYFLYSGGGTQKLLGYAPHEVIGSHVLEYIHPEDLALAQNHLLEVMERRQIFIPEVRFKSKNGDWKWVETLGVNHLQTPGVLGIVLNSREITERRSSSFKLEETERRFQALFENNPDVIIIEKEDGTILDANPSFLQVFGLASKAEVIGQHVSAYLPASVVPLCLAKLQEAFTGKTVNYEIAIPNKTGEQVLHITKIPVVIEGKVSAVHTMVKDITEAVVAQRIINQQTEKLRNVLESITDAYFLLDAKGNYLFINKECDRMLGLNREERLGQNLWEAYPEAVGGQFWENYHQAVNTGAAGYFEEYYPPQKKWLGVKMFPSTDGLSVYFTDVSERVAAQQELEKLSLVASKTTNGVVITDSNGYTEWVNEGFTRMTGYTLEDLTGQKPGKLLQGEDTNPETVAVIREKLAQAIPFNATLVNYRKNGERFWVSMDIAPIFHENGKITRFIAIQKDITLRKENEQRQLEMTKDLYLQNRDLQQFTYIVSHNLRAPVANAMGLADLLTKIDKDSVNFDVSLANLKKSVFKLDTVLRDLNMILSIRDNREVLEKETVDLADVCKQALLNYEEALAQCQGQVEYDIQPGISLYANRAYLYSIFYNLFSNAIKYRQESEQLKIKIRVFGTTEHGTVITFSDNGTGFDMKKAGPDVFRLYKRFHRNKKGRGIGLFLVKTHVETMNGRIEVSSSPNKGAHFIIYLK comes from the coding sequence GTGATAGATGTCCGGCAGCATCAGATACTGGGGGTAGTGTTCGAGACTTCGTCAGATTTGATTTGTACCATTGGGCTGAAAGGCGAGTTGCAGCAGATTGGGACAACCATGGCACAGCGCCTGGGTTATACCAAGGTAGAACTCAGCTTAGGACACCTTTCTGACCTGGTAGTGCCTGCCCAAAAGATGGAGGTTTGTCTGTTGCTGACAAACGCCAGCCAAAAGTCAGAACCAATTTCCGCAGACCTTTCTTTCATAACCAAACAAGGCCAACCGGTTGCTGTACATTTTACCCTGGAAAAACTCTCTGGAGAGGCGGGGTATTTTTGCCTGGGCAAGGTAGCAGACTCCAGTGACCTGCATCCGGCGCAGTTGCCCAACGCCTGGCACCAAGCCCTCATAGAAAACGGCTCAGATTTGCTGGCTGTGTTAGACGCCCAGGGCTACTTCCTGTATTCTGGCGGGGGCACCCAAAAATTGCTGGGCTATGCTCCCCATGAAGTGATAGGAAGTCATGTGCTGGAATATATTCACCCAGAAGATTTGGCGCTGGCCCAAAACCACTTGTTGGAAGTTATGGAGCGCCGCCAGATTTTCATACCAGAGGTTCGGTTCAAAAGCAAAAACGGTGACTGGAAATGGGTGGAGACCCTTGGCGTCAATCATCTGCAGACGCCCGGGGTGCTGGGCATCGTCTTGAACTCCCGCGAAATCACTGAACGGCGTAGCAGCTCATTTAAGCTAGAGGAAACTGAACGGCGGTTCCAGGCGCTGTTTGAGAACAACCCAGACGTCATCATCATTGAAAAGGAAGACGGTACTATTTTAGACGCAAACCCCTCCTTCTTGCAGGTTTTTGGGCTGGCTTCCAAAGCAGAGGTGATAGGCCAGCACGTGTCTGCGTACCTGCCTGCCTCTGTGGTGCCGCTGTGCCTGGCGAAACTTCAGGAGGCCTTCACCGGCAAAACAGTTAACTATGAGATCGCCATCCCCAACAAGACAGGGGAACAAGTGCTGCACATCACCAAAATTCCGGTGGTTATAGAGGGCAAGGTGTCTGCCGTACATACCATGGTCAAAGACATCACCGAGGCAGTGGTGGCGCAGCGGATTATTAACCAGCAGACCGAAAAGCTCCGGAATGTGCTGGAAAGCATTACAGACGCGTATTTTCTGCTGGACGCGAAAGGGAATTACCTGTTCATCAACAAAGAATGCGACCGCATGCTGGGCCTTAACCGAGAGGAGAGATTGGGTCAGAATCTGTGGGAAGCCTACCCGGAGGCAGTAGGCGGCCAGTTTTGGGAGAATTACCACCAGGCAGTCAACACGGGCGCGGCTGGGTACTTTGAGGAATATTATCCACCGCAAAAGAAATGGTTAGGGGTTAAGATGTTCCCGTCTACTGATGGTTTGTCTGTGTACTTCACAGATGTGTCTGAGCGCGTGGCCGCCCAGCAGGAACTGGAGAAACTCTCTCTGGTGGCCAGTAAAACCACCAACGGCGTGGTCATCACAGACAGTAATGGCTACACAGAATGGGTGAATGAAGGGTTTACCAGAATGACGGGCTACACGCTGGAAGACCTGACCGGCCAGAAACCGGGCAAGCTCTTGCAAGGCGAGGACACCAACCCAGAAACCGTTGCGGTCATCAGAGAAAAGCTGGCACAAGCCATTCCGTTCAACGCCACCTTGGTGAATTACCGGAAAAACGGCGAACGGTTCTGGGTGTCTATGGACATTGCGCCCATCTTTCATGAAAACGGCAAAATCACGCGCTTCATCGCCATTCAGAAAGACATCACCCTCCGGAAGGAAAACGAGCAGCGCCAGCTGGAGATGACCAAAGACCTCTACCTCCAGAACCGGGACCTGCAGCAGTTCACGTACATTGTGTCACACAACCTAAGGGCGCCGGTGGCCAACGCCATGGGCCTGGCAGATCTGCTCACCAAGATTGACAAGGACTCAGTGAATTTTGATGTCTCCTTGGCCAACCTCAAGAAAAGCGTGTTTAAACTAGACACCGTGCTGCGTGACCTCAACATGATTCTCTCCATTAGAGACAACCGCGAGGTGCTGGAAAAGGAAACCGTAGACCTGGCCGATGTCTGTAAGCAGGCGCTGCTCAATTATGAGGAAGCCTTGGCGCAGTGCCAGGGGCAGGTGGAGTATGACATTCAGCCGGGCATCAGTTTGTATGCCAACCGGGCCTACCTGTACAGCATTTTCTACAACTTGTTCTCCAACGCCATTAAATACCGGCAAGAATCAGAACAGCTGAAAATTAAGATCAGGGTCTTCGGGACGACGGAGCACGGCACGGTCATCACGTTCAGTGACAACGGCACCGGCTTTGACATGAAAAAGGCCGGGCCAGACGTGTTCAGGCTGTACAAGCGGTTCCATAGAAACAAAAAGGGCCGGGGCATTGGCCTGTTCCTGGTGAAAACCCACGTAGAAACCATGAACGGCAGAATTGAAGTGAGCAGTTCGCCTAACAAAGGCGCCCATTTCATCATCTACCTTAAGTAA
- a CDS encoding PAS domain S-box protein, producing the protein MSKMGNSPVDSAFSAASNTERVESYRILFENNPLAMWVFDTDTLEFLMVNNAAVELYGYTQEEFLCMSIKDIRSPEQVDQLLSMMEMPRNNLNQVGTWVHLKKDKSELYVNVASHVLPPENGRQRRMVVVNDISARILAERQLKEAETLAQSILSNIAETVFSLNGNMEMIYVSPQCHTTFGYTPEQLCTDKTLWFRIIHPEDRILFEQALPRIRTSTDQFQIECRMFTLSGEMRWAITRCTAQLDQNGRMVRMDGSINDITQRKLAEQRLRFADFSLERASESFLWTGPDAQILRVNKAICQLLGYSEREMLDLTLFHLAPVLQGKSWQDIWQRLQQQESITLETELQHKNGQLRPVEIHLNFFIYERESFSFISCREISERKQSEKERSQLIEETVRQNEHLQQFAYIVSHNLRAPVANIVGLTSLFNRRNPGDPINAALISKLEKTTLRLDTTIKDLNDILTIRSQTDQHLELVNLQQAYREVYDSLSPQLVTANARVFTDFGEGSTVLGRKGYVDSIFLNLISNAIKYRAPERGLEIHIKTLFSNGFLCLQVQDNGLGIDLEKQGQKVFGLYKRFHPHIEGKGVGLHMTKTQAEALGGKVEIESSVDVGTTFKIFFQAPAKK; encoded by the coding sequence ATGAGTAAGATGGGTAACTCCCCGGTAGATTCCGCCTTTTCTGCTGCTTCCAACACGGAGCGGGTGGAGTCTTATAGAATATTGTTTGAGAACAACCCATTGGCCATGTGGGTCTTTGACACAGACACCCTGGAGTTTCTCATGGTGAACAATGCCGCCGTAGAGTTATACGGCTATACCCAGGAAGAATTCCTGTGCATGAGCATCAAAGACATTAGGTCTCCGGAACAAGTAGACCAGCTGCTGTCTATGATGGAGATGCCCAGAAACAATCTCAACCAAGTCGGCACCTGGGTGCACCTCAAAAAAGACAAGTCAGAGTTGTATGTGAATGTGGCGTCGCATGTGCTGCCGCCAGAGAACGGCCGCCAGCGCCGCATGGTGGTAGTCAATGACATTTCTGCCCGAATTCTGGCGGAGCGTCAACTCAAGGAGGCAGAAACCCTGGCCCAATCCATCTTGAGCAACATTGCCGAGACGGTCTTCTCCCTTAACGGCAACATGGAGATGATCTATGTGAGCCCGCAATGTCACACAACATTTGGGTACACCCCAGAGCAGCTCTGTACCGACAAGACCCTTTGGTTCAGAATTATTCATCCGGAAGACCGGATTTTGTTTGAGCAGGCCTTGCCGCGCATCAGAACTTCCACAGACCAGTTTCAGATTGAGTGCCGTATGTTCACGCTTTCTGGCGAGATGCGGTGGGCCATTACCCGGTGCACCGCGCAACTGGACCAAAACGGCCGCATGGTGCGCATGGATGGCAGCATCAATGACATCACCCAACGCAAGCTGGCCGAGCAGCGCCTGAGATTCGCTGATTTCTCTTTGGAGCGCGCCTCAGAATCTTTTCTCTGGACGGGACCTGATGCCCAAATATTGCGGGTGAACAAAGCCATCTGCCAGCTTTTGGGTTACTCAGAGCGCGAGATGCTGGACCTTACCCTTTTTCATCTGGCGCCCGTGCTGCAAGGCAAATCCTGGCAAGATATCTGGCAACGTCTGCAGCAGCAGGAGAGCATTACCCTGGAAACCGAACTGCAGCACAAAAACGGGCAGTTGCGCCCAGTGGAAATCCATTTGAACTTCTTTATCTATGAACGGGAGAGCTTCAGTTTCATTTCTTGCCGCGAGATTTCTGAGCGCAAGCAATCTGAGAAAGAGCGCAGCCAGTTGATTGAGGAGACGGTGCGGCAGAATGAACATTTGCAGCAGTTCGCTTATATTGTCTCCCATAACCTGCGGGCGCCGGTGGCCAACATTGTAGGGCTTACCAGCCTGTTCAACCGGCGCAACCCCGGGGACCCCATCAACGCGGCGCTCATTTCCAAACTGGAGAAAACCACCCTTCGGCTGGACACCACCATTAAAGACCTCAATGACATTCTCACCATCAGGAGCCAGACAGACCAGCACCTGGAACTGGTGAACCTGCAGCAAGCCTACCGTGAGGTCTATGACAGTCTTTCCCCCCAACTGGTGACCGCCAATGCCCGGGTTTTCACAGATTTTGGCGAAGGGTCTACCGTGTTGGGCCGCAAAGGGTATGTAGATAGTATTTTTTTGAACCTCATTTCCAATGCTATAAAGTACCGCGCCCCAGAACGTGGTTTGGAAATTCACATAAAAACTTTATTTTCAAACGGCTTTCTGTGTTTGCAGGTGCAGGATAACGGTCTTGGCATTGACCTGGAGAAGCAGGGACAGAAGGTTTTTGGGCTTTACAAGCGGTTTCACCCGCATATTGAGGGCAAGGGCGTTGGCCTGCACATGACCAAAACGCAGGCAGAAGCCTTAGGCGGCAAGGTGGAAATTGAAAGCAGCGTAGACGTAGGCACCACATTCAAAATATTTTTTCAAGCACCAGCAAAGAAATGA